Proteins encoded together in one Myxocyprinus asiaticus isolate MX2 ecotype Aquarium Trade chromosome 9, UBuf_Myxa_2, whole genome shotgun sequence window:
- the LOC127446486 gene encoding ATP synthase F(0) complex subunit C3, mitochondrial-like, with translation MYACAKFVSTPALVRSASRALYRPLSASVLSRPDVNSAETSPAFLPQTGVSQVAVRGFQTSAVSRDIDTAAKFIGAGAATVGVAGSGAGIGTVFGSLIIGYARNPSLKQQLFSYAILGFALSEAMGLFCLMVAFLILFAM, from the exons ATGTACGCCTGTGCAAAGTTCGTGTCCACACCCGCACTG gtcCGCTCTGCCTCAAGGGCGCTGTACAGACCACTTTCTGCCTCTGTGCTATCCAGGCCAGATGTCAACTCTGCAGAG ACCAGCCCAGCTTTCCTGCCACAGACCGGCGTGTCCCAGGTTGCAGTGCGGGGTTTTCAGACAAGCGCAGTAAGCCGTGACATCGACACAGCCGCAAAGTTCATCGGTGCTGGCGCTGCCACTGTGGGAGTGGCAGGATCAGGAGCTGGAATCGGAACCGTGTTCGGCAGCCTCATCATTGGATATGCCAG GAACCCATCTCTGAAGCAGCAGTTGTTCTCATATGCTATCTTGGGATTTGCCCTGTCCGAGGCTATGGGTCTCTTCTGTTTGATGGTGGCTTTCCTCATTTTGTTTGCCATGTAA